A genomic window from Silene latifolia isolate original U9 population chromosome Y, ASM4854445v1, whole genome shotgun sequence includes:
- the LOC141628759 gene encoding putative mitochondrial protein AtMg00860, with protein sequence MPFGLTNALAVIMDLMNRVFSAYLDQFVVTFIDDILVYSKTKEEYEQHLRLVLQTLRDNNLYAKFSNCEFWLEKVAFLGHVITKEGVLVDPSKIEAMSNWVAPKNVADIRSLLGLAVYYRRFVKDFLKIAKPLSSLMRKENRFRWDESCETTFQTLMERWTTAPILALPKGSENF encoded by the coding sequence atgccttttgggCTAACTAACGCACTTGCTGTAATTATGGATTTAATGAACCGGGTGTTTAGTGCCTACCTAGATCAGTTTGTTGTTACTTTCATTGACGACATTCTAGTTTATTCAAAAACTAAAGAGGAGTATGAACAACATTTGAGGTTAGTTTTACAGACCTTGAGGGATAATAACTTGTATGCAAAATTTAGTAATTGTGAGTTCTGGCTGGAGAAAGTAGCATTCCTTGGCCACGTGATTACAAAAGAAGGGGTGTTAGTGGACCCAAGTAAGATTGAGGCAATGTCTAATTGGgtagcaccaaagaatgtggctgaTATTAGAAGTTTGTTGGGGTTAGCTGTGTATTATAGgaggtttgtgaaggatttcttGAAAATAGCTAAGCCGTTGTCATCATTGATGAGAAAGGAGAATCGGTTTaggtgggatgagagttgtgagacaacATTCCAAACTCTTATGGAGCGCtggaccacagctcctatcttagccttaccaaaagggAGTGAAAATTTTTGA
- the LOC141628760 gene encoding uncharacterized protein LOC141628760: protein MDFFVGLPRSQKGNNMIWVIVDQLTKSAHFIPMKDTWSKAELTKAYRRNVVKLHGIPKDIVSHRDSRFICKTWKEQQESLGTQRRCRNSICWDDSVERMVVGPEMVQEMIEQVQVIRKKINAAQDRQKSYADLRRSEIEFNVGDKLRRYVSDLSHVLDIENIELDEQLTYEKVPKEILDTKVRKTRNGEVSLVKVIWSNHVVEEATWETEVSMRDKYPHLFH from the exons ATGGATTTTTTTGTAGGATTACCTAGGAGTCAAAAGGGGaacaatatgatatgggtaatagtggatcaaTTAACTAAGTCTGCTCACtttattcctatgaaagatacttggagtaaggctgAGTTGACTAAGGCATATAGGAGGAATGTGGTGAAATTGCATGGGATTCCTAAGGATATCGTGTCACATAGAGATTCGAGATTTATATGCAAGACTTGGAAGGAGCAACAAGAGTCTTTAGGAACACA GAGAAGGTGTAGAAATtcaatttgctgggatgatagtgtTGAGAGAATGGTGGTGGGACCTGAAATGGTCCAAGAGATGATTGAACAAGTTCAAGTAATTAGAAAGAAGATTAATGCTGCACAAGATCGTCAGAAAAGTTATGCAGATTTGAGGAGATCCGAGATTGAGTTTAATGTTGGTGATAAG CTGAGAAGATATGTAAGTGAcctgtcacatgtgttagataTTGAGAATATTGAGCTGGATGAACAGCTGACCTATGAAAAAGTTCCTAAGGAGATTTTGGACACCAAAGTTCGCAAGACTAGGAATGGTGAAGTATCTTTAGTGAAGGTCATATGGTCTAATCATGTGGtggaggaagctacatgggagacaGAAGTCTCTATGCGCGATAAGTACCCTCATCTTTTTCATTAG